The DNA sequence TGGATACCTCGACTTTAACCAGCGGATATTCCTTGCCGTCGGTCCACTGGATGGTTTCCTTGGCATGGATGGTGGATCGCGTAAGAAATGTGAAGTCCGTAGAGATGTCCTGGAATACGACTTCACGGTACTGGGGGTGGATGCCTTTCTTCATGACGGCTGAAATCCTGGAAATACGGTTGAATGGGCGATAGGTCGTCGCCAATGCGATGGGCGTACTGGCTGGACGTTTAAGCGGTATAATCTAGCGGTTTTCGGGGTTGATCCGCAAGTTGTGGTTGCGGTAGCGTGGATGGGCGACCTCGTGACCTGTCAACCAATCCTGAACCGTTGAAGACGCTTGCATGAATCGTGAACCGAGTATCGGCTTTGTCAGCCTGGGTTGTCCCAAAGCGCTGGTGGACTCCGAACAAATTCTGACCCGCTTGCGCGCCGAGGGTTACGGCATCGCGCCAACCTACGAAGAAGCCGATCTGGTGGTGGTCAATACCTGCGGCTTCATTGACGCAGCGGTGACCGAGTCGCTGGAGGCTATTGGCGAGGCGCTGGATGCGAACGGGCGGGTGATTGTCACCGGCTGTCTGGGAGCCAGGGATAATATGGTGCGCGATCTGCACCCCAGGGTGCTGGCGGTGACCGGCCCCCATGCCTGTGAAGCGGTGATGGACGCTATTCATGCTCATTTGCCCCGCCCGCATGACCCATTTCTCGATCTGTTGCCGCCGCAAGGCGTCAAGCTCACGCCCCGACACTACGCCTATCTGAAGATCGCCGAGGGTTGCAACCATCGTTGCGCGTTTTGCATCATTCCTCAATTGCGCGGCGATCTGGCCAGTCGCCCGATCGGCGAAGTGCTGCGAGAGGCCGAAACGCTGGCGCAGGCCGGAGTCAAGGAACTATTGATCGTTTCTCAGGATACCAGCGCCTACGGCGTTGATGTGCGCTACCGCACTGGCTTCTGGAACGGTCGGCCGCTAAAGACCCATTTGACGCCGCTGGCTGCCGCACTTGGCGAATTGGGCGTCTGGGTGCGCCTGCATTATGTCTATCCCTATCCGCATGTGGATGAATTGATTCCTCTGATGGCGGAGGGACGATTGTTGCCCTATCTGGATGTGCCGCTGCAACACGCCAGCCCGCCTATTCTGAAAGCGATGAAACGGCCCGCTAACAGCGGCGATACCCTGGAGCGCATCCGCCGCTGGCGGGCGATATGCCCTGATTTGACCCTGCGCAGCACGTTCATCGTTGGCTTTCCCGGCGAAACTGAGGACGATTTCGCGCAATTACTCGATTTTCTAAGCGAGGCGCAATTGGACCGGGTGGGGTGCTTCACCTATTCGCCGGTGGAAGGTGCGACCGCGAATGCCTTGCCCGATCCAGTGCCAGAGGAAGTTAAGCAGGAGCGGCAGGCCCGTCTGATGGAGCTTCAGGCGACGATCAGCGCCGAACGTCTACAGGGCCGCATCGGTCAAACGCTGACGGTGTTGGTAGATGCGATTGATGAGGAAGAGGGGATGGCCATTGCCCGCTCCACGGCCGATGCGCCGGAGATCGATGGCTTAGTCTATATCGAGGAAGGCGCGGCATTGCCCGTTGGCGAGTTCGCTCAAGTGCGCGTTGTAGATGCCGATGAGCATGATCTCTATGCTGATTTGCTAAATACCCATTGAACTTTTTTGGATAATCTTTATCCTAGAGGGTAAGCGTAAGCCCTTACGCCTGTCCGCTTCCCTCCCTGAGCGGGCTATATCCGGTTGAAGAGACTGGATACCTTATTCGCCCCGGTTCCATTCCCCCTTGTAACCGGGGCTTTTTTTTGGCTGGATGCGCTTGACGATTCCGCGACCGGCCCCATTATAACGATCAAGTTGTGTACAATCCCCGCAAGCAGTGAGGCAGAATGATGGAATCGGCATTACACGGCACTACGGTGCTGGCGGTGCGCCGCGAGGGTCGGGTGGTGATCGGCGGCGACGGACAAGTTACCTTGGGCAATACCGTGATGAAGGGCAACGCCCGCAAGGTGCGGCGGCTTTACCAGAACAAGATTATCGCTGGTTTCGCCGGCGGCACCGCGGATGCCTTCACGCTGTTCGAGCGCTTCGAGGGCAAGCTGGAAAAGCATGGCGGCAATTTGACTCGCGCCGCAGTGGAATTGGCCAAGGACTGGCGCACCGACCGGATGTTGCGCCGCCTGGAGGCATTGTTGATCGTCGCTGATCTCCAGACCACGTTAATGATTTCCGGCAATGGCGACGTGGTGGAGCCGGAACACGATCTCGCGGCGATTGGCTCAGGCGGCGCTTATGCCCAGGCCGCCGCACAAGCGATGCTGGAAAATACTTCGCTCGATGCGCGCACTATTGTCGAGCGCGCCTTGAAAATCGCGGCTGGCATCTGCATTTACACCAACGAGAATTTGACGTTTGAAGAACTGACGGGCGCATGAACCGGTGTTCACTGTCGGCGCGCTCGTTATCCTGTTTTCGCTTTACCCGTGGATGGTAGCCTCGCCATGTCGGAGATGACTCCCCGAGAAATTGCCCAGGAACTGGACAAACACATCATCGGTCAGGACGCCGCCAAGCGCGCCGTGGCCATTGCTCTGCGCAACCGCTGGCGGCGGATGCGGGTAGATCCGAGTCTGCGTAACGAAATTACGCCCAAGAATATTCTAATGATTGGCCCCACCGGCGTCGGCAAGACCGAGATCGCCCGCCGGCTGGCCAAACTGGCTAACGCGCCGTTCATCAAGGTTGAAGCCACCAAGTTCACCGAGGTTGGCTATGTCGGGCGCGATGTGGAATCCATTATTCGCGACCTGATGGATGGCGCGGTGAAGATGGTGCGCGAGGAAGAAATGCACAAGGTGCAAGATCGCGCCGAGGAAGCCGCTTATGAACGGGTGCTGGACACGCTGCTGCCGCGTCCGCGCAATGTCGGTTTCGCCAATGAGCCAGCCCCGCCGGATCATTCCAGCACCCGGCAGAAGATGCGCGACCGGCTGTTGAAAGGCGACCTGGATGACCGGGACATTGAGATCGAGATTGCCGTGCGCCCGGTCGGCGTCGAGATCATGGCCCCGCCCGGCATGGAAGAAATGACCAGCCAGTTACAGAGCCTGTTCCAAAATCTCAGCAATGGCCGCACCCGCACCCGCAAGCTCAGGGTCAAGGATGCCCTCAAGTTATTGCAGGAAGAGGAAGCCAGCAAGATGATCAATGAGGAGGAGCTGAAACTGCGGGCGTTGGCGGCGGTCGAGCAGAATGGCATCGTGTTCATCGATGAACTCGACAAGGTGGCTAAACGTGGTGAATATGGTGGCCCGGATGTCTCCCGCGAGGGTGTGCAGCGCGATCTGTTGCCCTTGGTGGAAGGTTGCACGGTGTCCACCAAGTACGGCATGGTGCGCACCGACCATATTTTGTTCATCGCTTCTGGGGCCTTTCATTTGGCTAAACCCTCGGATCTGATTCCTGAACTCCAGGGTCGCCTGCCGATTCGGGTGGAGCTGAATGCGCTGAGCACCGAAGATTTCGTGCGGATTCTGACCGAGCCGGATGCGTCGTTGACCGAGCAGTACAGCGCCTTGCTGGAAACCGAGGCAGTCAAACTGGAGTTCGCGCCGGACGGAGTACGGCGCATCGCCGAGGTGGCTTATCAGGTCAACGAGCGCACCGAGAACATTGGCGCGCGGCGCTTGCACACGGTGATGGAGCGGTTGCTGGAGGCGATTTCCTTCGAGGCGCCGGACCGTTCGGGCGAAAACCTGGCGGTGGACGCTGCTTATGTGGACGCTCATCTGGGCGAACTGATCAAGGATGAGGATTTAACGCGGTATATTCTGTGAGAAGTTTTATAAGCCCATGAGCATTCATCCGACTGAAATCAAGTTACACCAGACCTCGCGGATTCTGGAAGTCGCCTTCGAAGATGGCGCCCGTTTCCACTTGCCCTGTGAATATCTGCGCGTGTTTTCCCCATCCGCCGAGGTGCGCGGCCACGGTCCGGGTACTGAGACACTGATGACCGGCAAGGAGCAGGTCAATATCGCCGCCATCGAACCGGTTGGGCATTACGCCGTCAAGCTGGTATTTGATGACGGTCATAACACCGGTCTTTATTCCTGGAATGTGTTGTACGATCTTGGAGTGAACCAGGAGAGCCACTGGCAGGATTATCTACGCCGGTTGGCTGAAACCGGTTATGAGCGCCAAGCCTGATTTCTCTGTAAACGGTCAATCATGGAAAATCCTGAAACGACGCATTTTGGCTACCAGACAGTTGACGCCCGCGACAAGGCCCGCAAGGTGGCCGGTGTCTTCGATTCCGTCGCCAGCCGCTATGATTTGATGAATGACCTGATGTCGCTGGGCGTCCACCGCCTGTGGAAGCGCTTTGCGGTCGACCTGTGCGGCATTCGTCCCGGCAACCGGGTCTTAGACCTCGCCGGCGGCACCGGCGATCTGAGCAGTCGTCTGCTGCCGCTGGTGGGACCCAAAGGGCGAGTGGTGCTGTCGGACATCAACGCCAGCATGTTGGGGGAAGGCCGCAAGCGCCTAGTCGATGAGGGCGCGGTCGGTAACATTACCTATGTCCAGGCGGATGCCGAGCAATTGCCATTTCCCGACGGGACGTTTGATTGCGTAACCATCGGTTTTGGCTTGCGCAACGTGACCCGCAAGGAACGGGCGCTGGCGGCGATGCAGCGAGTGCTTAAACCAGGTGGACGGTTAGTTATCCTGGAATTTTCCCACCCAGTCGCCCCCGGTTTGAAGCCGGCTTATGACCTGTATTCATTCGCGATCCTGCCGGTTCTCGGCCAACTGGTCGCCGGCGATGCCGCCAGCTATCGTTACCTGGCCGAATCCATTCGCATGCACCCCGATCAGAATACGCTGTTGCGCATGATGGAAGAGGCCGGTTTCGAGCGCTGCCAGTACTTCAATCTGAGCGGCGGCATTGTGGCGGTGCATCGCGGGTATAAATTTTAATGGCGACCGCTGCTTTCATCGCCGCCGGTCTGGAAACCGCGCTCAATCGTTACCTGCGCCTTGATCCCGAGGTTTGGCCGCGCCTGGCGGAACTGGAGGGCGTAGTCATCGCCATTGAGCCGGAGGGACTCGGGATGGCACTGTATCTGTTGCCGGGTTCCCAGGGCATCCGGGTCGCTGATCACTGTGAAGGCGAGCCGACCGTGCGGATTCGCGGCGCATGGCCGGCGCTGATTCGGCAATGGCGCGGTCAGGCGGTGGGCGGGGAAATTTCCGTAGAAGGCGACAGCGCCGTGGGTCGGCAATTTCAGACCCTGCTGGCCCGGCTGGACATTGACTGGGAAGAACATCTTTCAAAAGTGGTCGGTGATGCACTGGCCCATCAACTGGGGACGCTCTGGCGCGGATTCCATGACTGGAGGCGACGCGCCGAGACGACCCTCCTGCAAGATGGCGGCGAATATCTGCAGCAGGAGTTACGGGCGCTGCCGCCGCGTCCGGCGGTCGAGTCCTTCCTAAGCGCTGTGGATGTGTTGCGCGAGGATGCGGACCGTCTGGAAGCGCGCATGGCCCGCTTGCGCCGGCAGCGGGCCGGCGACGATTCGACGGCTTAGCTCCTGTCCCGATCCATGCGCATCGGAGGCATGCTCGGTCCCGCGCAACTACTGCGATTGCTGCATATCAACCGGGTCCTGGTGCGGCATGGCCTGGACGATATTGTTCTGGCGACCCATCTGTTTCGACCGGTTGCCTTCCTGCGCCATCTATTGCCGTGGAACTGGATGCCGCGGCAGGAATTGCATTTAACGCGCGGCGAACGGATTCGGCTGACCCTGGAGGATCTGGGGCCGATCTTTGTCAAGTTCGGTCAAATGCTGTCCACCCGCCGTGACCTGCTCCCCGATGACATTGCCCTGGAACTGACCAAGTTGCAGGATCGGGTGCCGCCTTTTGCCGGCGACCAAGCACGGGCGATTGTCGAAAAGGCCTATCGGCAACCGCTGGAGGCGATTTTCACTGAATTCAATCTACAGCCGCTGGCGTCGGCGTCCATCGCCCAAGTGCATGCCGCACGGTTATTGAATGACCGTGAAGTTGTCGTCAAGGTATTGCGGCCCGGCATCGAGAAGATCATTCGCCGTGATGTCGAGCTGCTCTACATCATTGCCCGTCTTGCCCAGCGCTACTGGCGGGAAGGCCGTCGCCTGCGACCGCTGGAAGTAGTGAGCGAATACGAGAAAACCATTTTCGATGAACTGGATCTGGTGCGCGAAGCGGCCAACGCCAGCCAGTTGCGACATAACTTCAAGGATTCGCCGATTCTGTACATTCCCGAGGTGTTCTGGCCGGAAACCCGCCGCAACGTGCTGGTTATGGAGCGCATTCACGGCATTCCCGTCGGTAACATCGCCGAATTGCGGCGGCGAAGGGTGGATATGAAAAAGCTGTCCGAGCGGGGTGTAGTGGTGTTCTTCACCCAGGTCTTCCGCGACAGCTTTTTCCATGCCGACATGCATCCTGGCAATATTTTCGTGAACGCCGAGGATCCGAATGATCCTCGCTATATCGCCGTCGATTTTGGCATCATCGGCACCCTGAGTCCCACCGATCAGCATTATCTGGCGGAAAATTTTCTGGCGTTTTTTCACCGCGATTACCGGCGGGTGGCTGAGTTGCATATCGAATCCGGCTGGGTGCCGCCGGAGACCCGGGTGGATGAGTTTGAATCAGCGATTCGCACCGTATCGGAGCCCATTTTCGACCGGCCGCTCAAAGACATCTCCTTCGGCGGTTTCCTGTTAACCCTGTTCCAGACCGCCCGGCGCTTCAACATGGAAGTACAACCGCAATTGGTGCTGTTGCAGAAGACCCTGTTAAACATTGAAGGACTAGGCCGGCAACTTGATCCCGAACTGGATTTATGGAAAACCGCCAAACCGTTCCTGGAAAACTGGATGAAGAACCGGGTCGGGCCGTGGTCGGTGTTGAATCGCATTAAATACTACTTTCCGCGCTGGGCGGATCAGACGCCGGATTTACCCAATCTGGTTTATGGGATTCTCAAACAGGCGCATCACGGAGATTTAACCGTGCGCTTGCAGAAACAGGAGTTGGAACAATTGCGGCGCGATTTATACCGGGCCAACCGGCGCAATTTCCACGCTGCTGTCGGTGCGGCCCTGATTGTCAGCTCTGCGGTGGTGCTTGGATTCGACGCCCGCGACGGCGTTGAATTTTGGCGCGCGCCGTTGCTGAGCTGGGTGCTGGGCGGGATCGGGGTGGGGTTGTTGCTCAGCGCCTGGCCAAGAGAAGGGTAAGGGAATAAGCCTTTGATAAACGAGGGTTGATGGTTGACAGCCTTAGACCTCGGACTTCAAATCTCGCGCCAGTAAAATCTCCACGGCCTGGCGTGGATCCTGACCCTGATGCAGCACCTGATCTAC is a window from the Gammaproteobacteria bacterium genome containing:
- the rimO gene encoding 30S ribosomal protein S12 methylthiotransferase RimO, coding for MNREPSIGFVSLGCPKALVDSEQILTRLRAEGYGIAPTYEEADLVVVNTCGFIDAAVTESLEAIGEALDANGRVIVTGCLGARDNMVRDLHPRVLAVTGPHACEAVMDAIHAHLPRPHDPFLDLLPPQGVKLTPRHYAYLKIAEGCNHRCAFCIIPQLRGDLASRPIGEVLREAETLAQAGVKELLIVSQDTSAYGVDVRYRTGFWNGRPLKTHLTPLAAALGELGVWVRLHYVYPYPHVDELIPLMAEGRLLPYLDVPLQHASPPILKAMKRPANSGDTLERIRRWRAICPDLTLRSTFIVGFPGETEDDFAQLLDFLSEAQLDRVGCFTYSPVEGATANALPDPVPEEVKQERQARLMELQATISAERLQGRIGQTLTVLVDAIDEEEGMAIARSTADAPEIDGLVYIEEGAALPVGEFAQVRVVDADEHDLYADLLNTH
- a CDS encoding DUF971 domain-containing protein, with amino-acid sequence MSIHPTEIKLHQTSRILEVAFEDGARFHLPCEYLRVFSPSAEVRGHGPGTETLMTGKEQVNIAAIEPVGHYAVKLVFDDGHNTGLYSWNVLYDLGVNQESHWQDYLRRLAETGYERQA
- the hslU gene encoding ATP-dependent protease ATPase subunit HslU, whose translation is MSEMTPREIAQELDKHIIGQDAAKRAVAIALRNRWRRMRVDPSLRNEITPKNILMIGPTGVGKTEIARRLAKLANAPFIKVEATKFTEVGYVGRDVESIIRDLMDGAVKMVREEEMHKVQDRAEEAAYERVLDTLLPRPRNVGFANEPAPPDHSSTRQKMRDRLLKGDLDDRDIEIEIAVRPVGVEIMAPPGMEEMTSQLQSLFQNLSNGRTRTRKLRVKDALKLLQEEEASKMINEEELKLRALAAVEQNGIVFIDELDKVAKRGEYGGPDVSREGVQRDLLPLVEGCTVSTKYGMVRTDHILFIASGAFHLAKPSDLIPELQGRLPIRVELNALSTEDFVRILTEPDASLTEQYSALLETEAVKLEFAPDGVRRIAEVAYQVNERTENIGARRLHTVMERLLEAISFEAPDRSGENLAVDAAYVDAHLGELIKDEDLTRYIL
- a CDS encoding type B 50S ribosomal protein L31 — translated: MKKGIHPQYREVVFQDISTDFTFLTRSTIHAKETIQWTDGKEYPLVKVEVSSQSHPFYTGKQKIVDTAGRVDRFRRKYGLS
- the hslV gene encoding ATP-dependent protease subunit HslV, with the protein product MESALHGTTVLAVRREGRVVIGGDGQVTLGNTVMKGNARKVRRLYQNKIIAGFAGGTADAFTLFERFEGKLEKHGGNLTRAAVELAKDWRTDRMLRRLEALLIVADLQTTLMISGNGDVVEPEHDLAAIGSGGAYAQAAAQAMLENTSLDARTIVERALKIAAGICIYTNENLTFEELTGA
- a CDS encoding SCP2 sterol-binding domain-containing protein, whose protein sequence is MATAAFIAAGLETALNRYLRLDPEVWPRLAELEGVVIAIEPEGLGMALYLLPGSQGIRVADHCEGEPTVRIRGAWPALIRQWRGQAVGGEISVEGDSAVGRQFQTLLARLDIDWEEHLSKVVGDALAHQLGTLWRGFHDWRRRAETTLLQDGGEYLQQELRALPPRPAVESFLSAVDVLREDADRLEARMARLRRQRAGDDSTA
- the ubiB gene encoding ubiquinone biosynthesis regulatory protein kinase UbiB: MLGPAQLLRLLHINRVLVRHGLDDIVLATHLFRPVAFLRHLLPWNWMPRQELHLTRGERIRLTLEDLGPIFVKFGQMLSTRRDLLPDDIALELTKLQDRVPPFAGDQARAIVEKAYRQPLEAIFTEFNLQPLASASIAQVHAARLLNDREVVVKVLRPGIEKIIRRDVELLYIIARLAQRYWREGRRLRPLEVVSEYEKTIFDELDLVREAANASQLRHNFKDSPILYIPEVFWPETRRNVLVMERIHGIPVGNIAELRRRRVDMKKLSERGVVVFFTQVFRDSFFHADMHPGNIFVNAEDPNDPRYIAVDFGIIGTLSPTDQHYLAENFLAFFHRDYRRVAELHIESGWVPPETRVDEFESAIRTVSEPIFDRPLKDISFGGFLLTLFQTARRFNMEVQPQLVLLQKTLLNIEGLGRQLDPELDLWKTAKPFLENWMKNRVGPWSVLNRIKYYFPRWADQTPDLPNLVYGILKQAHHGDLTVRLQKQELEQLRRDLYRANRRNFHAAVGAALIVSSAVVLGFDARDGVEFWRAPLLSWVLGGIGVGLLLSAWPREG
- the ubiE gene encoding bifunctional demethylmenaquinone methyltransferase/2-methoxy-6-polyprenyl-1,4-benzoquinol methylase UbiE, producing the protein MENPETTHFGYQTVDARDKARKVAGVFDSVASRYDLMNDLMSLGVHRLWKRFAVDLCGIRPGNRVLDLAGGTGDLSSRLLPLVGPKGRVVLSDINASMLGEGRKRLVDEGAVGNITYVQADAEQLPFPDGTFDCVTIGFGLRNVTRKERALAAMQRVLKPGGRLVILEFSHPVAPGLKPAYDLYSFAILPVLGQLVAGDAASYRYLAESIRMHPDQNTLLRMMEEAGFERCQYFNLSGGIVAVHRGYKF